In a genomic window of Pseudomonas putida:
- a CDS encoding HU family DNA-binding protein, with translation MNKSELIDAIAASADIPKAAAGRALDAVIESVTGALKAGDSVVLVGFGTFSVTDRPARIGRNPQTGKTLEIAAAKKPGFKAGKALKEAVN, from the coding sequence GTGAACAAGTCGGAACTGATTGATGCTATCGCTGCATCCGCTGATATCCCGAAAGCTGCTGCTGGCCGTGCGCTGGACGCTGTAATCGAATCCGTCACTGGCGCTCTCAAGGCTGGCGACTCCGTTGTTCTGGTTGGTTTCGGTACTTTCTCCGTAACTGATCGTCCTGCTCGCATTGGTCGTAACCCACAGACCGGTAAGACGCTGGAAATCGCAGCAGCCAAAAAACCAGGTTTCAAAGCCGGTAAAGCACTGAAAGAAGCTGTCAACTAA
- the lon gene encoding endopeptidase La produces MKSTIELPLLPLRDVVVYPHMVIPLFVGREKSIEALEAAMTGDKQILLLAQRNPADDDPGEDALYRVGTIATVLQLLKLPDGTVKVLVEGEQRGTVERFSEVDGHCRAEVSLIDEVDAPERESEVFVRSLLSQFEQYVQLGKKVPAEVLSSLNSIDEPGRLVDTMAAHMALKIEQKQEILEIIDLSARVEHVLALLDAEIDLLQVEKRIRGRVKKQMERSQREYYLNEQMKAIQKELGDSDEGHNEVEELKKRIDAAGLPKDALAKATAELNKLKQMSPMSAEATVVRSYIDWLVQVPWKAQSKVRLDLTRAEDILDADHYGLEEVKERILEYLAVQKRVKKIRGPVLCLVGPPGVGKTSLAESIAHATNRKFVRMALGGVRDEAEIRGHRRTYIGSMPGRLIQKMTKVGVRNPLFLLDEIDKMGSDMRGDPASALLEVLDPEQNHNFNDHYLEVDYDLSDVMFLCTSNSMNIPPALLDRMEVIRLPGYTEDEKINIAVKYLSPKQIQANGLKKGELEFDEEAIRDIIRYYTREAGVRGLERQIAKVCRKAVKEHALEKRFSVKVTADDLEHYLGVRKFRYGLAEQQDQIGQVTGLAWTQVGGELLTIEAAVVPGKGQLIKTGSLGDVMVESITAAQTVVRSRAKSLGIPLDFHEKRDTHIHMPEGATPKDGPSAGVGMCTALVSALTGIPVRADVAMTGEITLRGQVLAIGGLKEKLLAAHRGGIKTVIIPEENVRDLKEIPDNIKQDLQIKPVKWIDEVLQIALQYAPEPLPDVAPEIVAKDEKRESDSKERISTH; encoded by the coding sequence AGCTGCTAAAGCTGCCTGATGGCACGGTCAAGGTTCTGGTCGAAGGCGAACAGCGGGGCACCGTTGAACGCTTCAGCGAAGTGGATGGCCATTGCCGTGCCGAAGTCTCGCTGATCGACGAAGTCGACGCGCCCGAGCGCGAGTCGGAAGTGTTTGTGCGCAGTCTGCTGTCGCAATTTGAGCAATATGTGCAACTGGGCAAGAAAGTCCCGGCCGAGGTCCTGTCGTCGCTTAACAGCATCGACGAACCTGGGCGTCTGGTAGACACCATGGCCGCGCATATGGCGCTGAAAATCGAGCAGAAGCAGGAAATTCTCGAAATCATCGATTTGTCGGCCCGTGTCGAACACGTGCTGGCATTGCTGGATGCCGAGATCGATCTGCTTCAGGTCGAAAAACGCATTCGTGGTCGCGTCAAGAAGCAAATGGAGCGCAGTCAGCGCGAGTACTACCTGAATGAGCAAATGAAGGCCATCCAGAAAGAGCTCGGTGACAGCGACGAAGGGCACAACGAAGTCGAAGAGCTGAAAAAGCGTATCGATGCCGCCGGCCTGCCGAAAGATGCTCTGGCCAAGGCTACTGCCGAGCTGAACAAGCTCAAGCAAATGTCACCGATGTCCGCAGAAGCGACCGTGGTGCGTTCCTACATCGACTGGCTGGTTCAGGTGCCCTGGAAGGCTCAGAGCAAGGTTCGCCTGGATTTGACGCGGGCGGAAGACATTCTCGACGCCGACCACTATGGCCTGGAAGAAGTCAAAGAGCGGATTCTCGAATACCTCGCCGTCCAAAAGCGCGTGAAGAAGATTCGTGGTCCGGTGTTGTGCCTCGTAGGCCCACCAGGGGTGGGTAAAACTTCCCTGGCGGAGTCGATTGCACACGCCACCAACCGCAAATTCGTGCGTATGGCTCTGGGCGGCGTGCGTGATGAGGCGGAAATTCGTGGACATCGCCGTACTTACATCGGGTCGATGCCAGGAAGATTGATTCAAAAGATGACAAAGGTGGGTGTCCGCAACCCGCTGTTCCTGCTCGATGAAATCGACAAGATGGGCAGCGACATGCGCGGTGACCCGGCGTCGGCGTTGCTGGAAGTGCTCGATCCGGAACAGAACCACAACTTCAACGATCACTACCTGGAAGTCGACTACGACCTGTCGGATGTGATGTTCCTCTGCACCTCCAACTCCATGAACATTCCACCGGCGCTGCTGGACCGGATGGAAGTGATTCGTCTGCCTGGCTACACCGAAGACGAGAAGATCAACATTGCCGTCAAATACCTCTCTCCCAAGCAGATTCAGGCTAACGGTCTGAAAAAAGGCGAGCTGGAATTCGACGAGGAAGCGATCCGCGACATCATTCGCTACTACACCCGCGAAGCCGGTGTGCGTGGCCTCGAGCGCCAGATTGCCAAGGTCTGCCGCAAGGCGGTCAAGGAGCATGCCCTGGAAAAACGCTTCTCGGTGAAGGTCACCGCGGACGATCTGGAGCACTACCTGGGCGTGCGCAAGTTCCGTTACGGCCTGGCAGAGCAACAGGACCAGATTGGTCAGGTTACCGGTCTGGCCTGGACTCAGGTGGGTGGTGAGTTGCTGACCATCGAGGCCGCTGTCGTACCGGGCAAGGGTCAGTTGATCAAGACCGGTTCTCTGGGTGACGTGATGGTCGAGTCGATCACCGCAGCCCAGACCGTCGTGCGTAGTCGCGCGAAGAGCCTGGGGATTCCCCTGGACTTCCACGAGAAGCGCGACACGCACATCCACATGCCGGAAGGGGCAACGCCGAAAGACGGTCCTAGCGCGGGTGTAGGCATGTGCACGGCACTGGTCTCGGCATTGACCGGTATTCCAGTGCGTGCGGATGTAGCCATGACGGGTGAAATCACTCTGCGTGGTCAAGTATTGGCAATTGGTGGCTTGAAGGAAAAACTGCTCGCTGCTCATCGCGGTGGAATCAAGACTGTGATCATTCCCGAAGAGAATGTTCGCGATCTGAAGGAAATTCCTGACAATATCAAGCAGGATCTCCAGATTAAACCGGTTAAATGGATTGACGAGGTCCTGCAAATTGCGCTGCAATACGCGCCGGAGCCCTTGCCGGATGTGGCTCCGGAGATTGTCGCGAAGGATGAAAAACGCGAGTCCGATTCCAAGGAAAGAATTAGCACGCATTAG